The following are encoded in a window of Bacillus xiapuensis genomic DNA:
- the rpmA gene encoding 50S ribosomal protein L27, whose amino-acid sequence MLRLDLQFFASKKGVGSTKNGRDSIAKRLGAKRADGQFVTGGSILYRQRGTKVYPGENVGRGGDDTLFAKVDGVVRFERLGRDKKKVSVYPAAQ is encoded by the coding sequence ATGTTAAGATTAGACCTTCAGTTTTTCGCATCTAAAAAAGGTGTAGGTTCTACAAAGAACGGCCGTGATTCAATCGCAAAACGTCTTGGCGCTAAGCGTGCGGACGGTCAGTTCGTCACCGGCGGATCCATCCTTTACCGTCAGCGCGGCACAAAGGTATATCCAGGTGAAAACGTAGGACGCGGCGGTGATGATACGCTATTTGCAAAAGTTGACGGCGTGGTTCGCTTCGAGCGCCTTGGCCGCGACAAAAAGAAAGTGAGCGTATATCCTGCTGCTCAATAA
- a CDS encoding M50 family metallopeptidase — MNKLLRKVHLHPLLWLMIAVSAWTGHFRELLLIFFIIAVHEFGHAWMAHVFRWRIKQIIFLPFGGVAEVDEHGNRPIKEELLVILAGPVQHLWMFAAAWLLHEFSLLPDMVYHTFMQFNAAILLFNLLPVYPLDGGKLLLLFFSMTRPFLAAVHLTILSSAALLVLLQAGVLLFFSFHLQAWLVLLYLAAALWREWKEKHYTFIRFLLERHYGNQPAASALQPLPADGELEIGKVLERFRRNTKHIVYVSIKGGERVRLDENELLHAYFSEKRTTARLIELLPIH; from the coding sequence TTGAATAAACTGCTGAGAAAAGTGCATCTGCATCCGCTTCTGTGGCTTATGATTGCAGTTTCTGCATGGACAGGGCATTTTAGGGAGCTGCTGCTTATATTTTTTATTATTGCTGTTCACGAATTCGGCCACGCCTGGATGGCTCATGTCTTCCGCTGGAGAATTAAGCAGATTATCTTTTTGCCCTTTGGGGGAGTCGCCGAAGTGGACGAGCACGGCAATCGGCCGATAAAGGAAGAACTGCTTGTTATATTAGCCGGTCCGGTTCAGCATCTTTGGATGTTTGCGGCCGCCTGGCTTTTGCATGAATTCAGCTTGCTTCCCGATATGGTCTACCATACGTTCATGCAGTTTAATGCAGCCATCCTCTTGTTTAATCTCCTGCCCGTATACCCGCTGGATGGCGGCAAGCTTTTGCTGCTGTTCTTCTCGATGACTAGACCATTTCTTGCAGCGGTTCATTTGACGATTCTATCGTCAGCGGCGCTGCTCGTCCTCCTTCAAGCGGGGGTGCTGCTCTTTTTTTCGTTTCACTTGCAGGCTTGGCTAGTCCTGCTCTACTTAGCGGCCGCTCTTTGGCGGGAGTGGAAGGAGAAGCATTATACGTTCATCCGCTTTTTGCTGGAAAGGCATTATGGCAATCAGCCGGCTGCATCTGCCTTGCAGCCGCTGCCGGCTGATGGCGAGCTGGAGATCGGGAAGGTGCTTGAGCGGTTCCGCCGCAATACAAAGCATATTGTCTACGTCTCGATCAAGGGAGGAGAGCGCGTGCGCCTGGATGAAAACGAACTGCTGCATGCCTACTTTTCAGAAAAAAGAACGACGGCGCGTCTGATTGAGTTGCTGCCGATTCATTGA
- the minD gene encoding septum site-determining protein MinD: protein MGEAIVVTSGKGGVGKTTTSANLGTALALQEKKVCLVDTDIGLRNLDVVMGLENRIIYDLVDVVEERCKIHQALVKDKRFNDLLYLLPAAQTTDKSAVTPEQMKKLMEELKQDFDYILIDCPAGIEQGYKNAVAGADKAIIVTTPEKSSVRDADRVIGLLEKEEHMESPKLIVNRIRNHMMQQGDMLDVDEVVTHLSIELLGIVVDDDEVIKSSHNGEPVAHNPNNRASIAYRNIARRILGESVPLQQLDEVKEGFFTKLKKFFGVRSK, encoded by the coding sequence GTGGGTGAGGCTATAGTCGTTACATCTGGAAAAGGCGGAGTCGGCAAAACGACCACTTCGGCTAATTTAGGCACAGCGCTTGCTCTGCAGGAAAAGAAAGTTTGTCTAGTCGATACAGATATTGGTCTAAGAAACTTAGACGTAGTGATGGGGCTTGAAAACCGCATTATTTATGACTTGGTGGATGTGGTGGAAGAGCGCTGCAAGATCCATCAGGCGCTCGTGAAGGATAAGCGGTTTAACGACCTGTTGTATCTGCTTCCGGCTGCTCAAACGACAGATAAATCAGCTGTCACGCCGGAACAGATGAAGAAGCTGATGGAGGAGTTAAAGCAAGATTTTGATTACATTTTAATAGATTGTCCGGCTGGCATTGAACAAGGCTACAAAAATGCCGTTGCTGGAGCCGATAAAGCGATCATTGTCACGACGCCGGAGAAATCATCCGTACGCGATGCTGATCGCGTCATTGGATTGCTGGAAAAAGAAGAGCATATGGAATCACCCAAGCTGATCGTTAACCGCATCCGCAATCATATGATGCAGCAGGGGGATATGTTAGATGTGGATGAAGTCGTCACGCATTTATCCATCGAGCTCCTCGGCATCGTTGTGGACGATGATGAAGTCATCAAGTCATCCCATAACGGGGAGCCAGTTGCCCACAATCCAAACAATCGCGCCTCTATTGCATACCGTAATATTGCCAGAAGAATTCTGGGGGAATCTGTCCCTCTTCAGCAATTGGATGAAGTGAAAGAAGGATTCTTTACTAAGCTGAAGAAATTCTTTGGTGTGCGCTCCAAATAA
- a CDS encoding Rne/Rng family ribonuclease has product MHTLIVSAKAREKRLAVVENGRLEQLHIFQPSHLSRVGFTYYGVITKVEKGMNACFVNIGLEQNGYLHRDQIPGHGGRPIGEVVHQGQKIIVQVIKDETDTKGPRLSAIIEWPGEWLVYLPEGGYTALSKKVAQQEKRQRLADWASQHKRGEEGLIVRTAAFEVPEERLLSEWNELRKQHKQLLKKASAAKAPALLMEKPLLKEEAFARMQALKTGELICDSSEFLSELRADWRYQEEQWPASFHSAAEDIFSANGLEGQAEKALKRIVWLPSGGFLVIEKTEAMTVMDVNTGKFTGKSSQAQTVLLTNKEAAREAARQLRLRDISGIIIIDFIDMFSDKDRREIERLMKSEAKKDPKSMTVREFTSLGLMQITRKKTKSSLLETLTVPCAVCRGNGRVKSAETMAFELERKLLEYARDEHEAILLEVTADVKAVFAGEQNEYHQQLERLLHKRILYRLINGPVPVGNIIRAGTADELSNQ; this is encoded by the coding sequence ATGCACACACTGATAGTCAGCGCAAAGGCGCGAGAAAAGCGGCTGGCGGTTGTTGAAAACGGGCGCCTGGAGCAGCTTCATATCTTTCAGCCGTCTCATCTTTCACGCGTCGGCTTTACATACTATGGTGTTATTACAAAAGTGGAGAAGGGGATGAACGCTTGCTTCGTGAATATCGGTCTGGAGCAAAACGGCTATTTGCACCGCGACCAGATCCCGGGTCATGGCGGCAGGCCGATTGGAGAAGTTGTTCATCAAGGGCAGAAGATAATTGTTCAAGTCATTAAGGATGAGACAGATACGAAAGGGCCGCGCTTGAGCGCCATAATCGAGTGGCCGGGAGAGTGGCTCGTTTATTTGCCTGAGGGAGGCTACACGGCGCTGTCCAAAAAGGTTGCTCAGCAGGAGAAGCGCCAGCGCCTTGCTGACTGGGCTTCACAGCACAAGCGCGGGGAAGAAGGACTGATTGTTCGAACCGCCGCCTTTGAAGTGCCTGAAGAGCGCTTGCTGTCTGAGTGGAATGAGCTGAGGAAGCAGCATAAACAGCTGCTGAAAAAAGCTTCTGCTGCTAAGGCGCCGGCTTTATTGATGGAAAAGCCACTATTAAAAGAGGAAGCCTTTGCGCGGATGCAAGCTTTAAAGACAGGAGAGCTGATTTGTGACAGCAGTGAATTTTTATCTGAATTAAGGGCGGACTGGCGCTATCAGGAGGAACAATGGCCGGCCTCGTTCCATTCTGCTGCCGAGGATATATTCTCAGCCAATGGGCTTGAAGGGCAGGCAGAGAAAGCCCTGAAAAGAATCGTCTGGCTTCCGAGCGGCGGTTTCTTAGTTATCGAGAAGACGGAAGCAATGACAGTGATGGATGTGAACACCGGGAAGTTCACCGGAAAAAGCAGCCAGGCGCAAACGGTGCTACTAACGAATAAGGAAGCGGCCCGGGAAGCGGCCCGGCAGCTGCGGCTTCGTGATATTAGCGGCATTATCATCATAGACTTCATCGATATGTTCAGCGATAAAGACCGCCGGGAAATTGAGAGGCTGATGAAGTCGGAGGCTAAAAAGGATCCCAAATCGATGACGGTGCGCGAATTCACTTCTCTTGGACTCATGCAGATTACGAGAAAAAAAACGAAATCTTCCCTTTTGGAAACACTCACCGTTCCTTGTGCCGTTTGCCGTGGAAACGGCCGTGTCAAAAGTGCGGAAACGATGGCTTTTGAATTGGAACGCAAGCTGCTGGAATATGCGCGTGATGAGCATGAGGCGATATTGCTGGAAGTGACAGCGGATGTGAAAGCCGTCTTTGCCGGAGAACAAAACGAATACCATCAGCAGCTGGAACGTCTGCTGCACAAAAGGATCTTGTACCGGCTGATCAATGGCCCTGTGCCGGTCGGAAATATCATTCGAGCCGGTACAGCAGATGAGCTATCGAATCAATGA
- the obgE gene encoding GTPase ObgE: MFVDQVKIYVKGGDGGDGMVAFRREKYVPKGGPAGGDGGKGADVIFEVDEGLRTLMDFRYQRHFKANRGEHGMSKNQHGRKAPDMVVKVPPGTVVTDDDTKEVIADLTEHGQRAVIAKGGRGGRGNTRFATPANPAPELSEKGEPGMERYVVLELKLLADVGLVGFPSVGKSTLLSVVSAARPKIAAYHFTTITPNLGVVETDDGRSFVMADLPGLIEGAHEGVGLGHQFLRHIERTRVIVHVIDMSGLEGRDPYEDYLAINRELREYNLRLTERPQIIVANKMDMPDAQQHLEAFKKKVGDEAPIFLISAITREGLKELLFAVADKVEQTPEFPLEEVEEEKGIHRVMYKYADQPAEFEITRDPDGSFAVSGAKVEKLFKMTDFSREDSVRRFARQLRSMGVDDALRERGAKDGDTVRLLKYEFEFVE, translated from the coding sequence ATGTTTGTAGATCAAGTGAAAATATATGTAAAAGGCGGCGACGGCGGCGATGGTATGGTTGCGTTTCGCCGCGAGAAATATGTACCGAAAGGCGGGCCGGCCGGCGGCGACGGCGGAAAGGGAGCCGATGTGATTTTTGAGGTTGATGAGGGTTTGCGGACATTGATGGACTTTCGCTATCAGCGTCATTTCAAAGCGAATCGCGGCGAGCACGGAATGAGCAAGAATCAGCACGGACGAAAGGCCCCCGATATGGTTGTAAAGGTGCCGCCTGGTACGGTTGTAACAGATGATGATACGAAGGAAGTTATCGCTGATTTAACTGAACATGGCCAGCGTGCGGTGATTGCTAAGGGCGGACGCGGCGGACGCGGAAATACCCGTTTTGCCACACCGGCTAATCCGGCTCCGGAGCTGTCAGAAAAAGGCGAACCCGGAATGGAGCGCTATGTGGTATTAGAATTGAAGCTGTTAGCGGACGTTGGACTGGTCGGCTTTCCGAGTGTCGGAAAATCCACCCTGCTGTCTGTTGTTTCAGCAGCTCGACCGAAAATAGCCGCATACCATTTCACAACGATCACGCCGAATTTGGGAGTTGTGGAAACGGATGATGGACGCAGCTTCGTTATGGCTGATTTGCCCGGGCTGATCGAAGGCGCTCATGAAGGCGTCGGTCTTGGCCATCAATTTCTGCGCCATATTGAACGGACGCGTGTGATTGTCCACGTCATTGATATGTCAGGCCTAGAAGGCCGCGATCCGTACGAGGATTATCTGGCGATCAACCGCGAATTGCGGGAGTATAATCTGCGCTTAACGGAGCGTCCGCAAATTATCGTCGCAAATAAAATGGATATGCCGGATGCCCAGCAACATCTTGAAGCGTTCAAGAAAAAGGTGGGAGACGAAGCGCCGATTTTTCTAATCTCTGCCATTACCCGCGAAGGCCTGAAGGAATTGCTGTTTGCAGTTGCGGATAAAGTGGAGCAGACACCGGAATTTCCGCTGGAAGAAGTGGAAGAAGAAAAGGGTATCCACCGCGTCATGTACAAATATGCCGATCAGCCGGCTGAGTTTGAGATTACAAGAGATCCTGACGGCAGCTTTGCAGTCAGCGGAGCAAAAGTGGAGAAGCTGTTTAAAATGACGGACTTTTCCCGGGAAGATTCCGTGCGCCGCTTTGCCCGCCAGCTGCGCTCCATGGGAGTCGATGATGCGCTGCGCGAACGCGGAGCGAAAGACGGCGACACTGTGCGGCTGTTGAAGTATGAGTTTGAATTTGTCGAGTAA
- the rplU gene encoding 50S ribosomal protein L21 — protein MYAIIETGGKQVKVEEGQAIYVEKLDAEAGDSVTFDQVLFVGGENVKVGNPIVEGATVTAKVEKQGRQKKITVFKFKAKKNYRRKQGHRQPYTKVVIEKINA, from the coding sequence ATGTACGCAATTATCGAAACTGGCGGTAAGCAAGTGAAGGTAGAAGAAGGCCAAGCTATCTACGTTGAGAAGCTGGACGCAGAAGCAGGCGATTCTGTTACATTTGATCAAGTATTATTCGTTGGCGGCGAAAACGTAAAAGTAGGCAACCCGATTGTTGAGGGAGCTACTGTTACAGCGAAGGTAGAAAAACAAGGCCGTCAAAAGAAAATTACGGTTTTCAAGTTCAAAGCGAAGAAAAACTATCGCAGAAAACAAGGTCATCGTCAGCCATACACTAAAGTTGTGATTGAGAAAATCAACGCATAA
- a CDS encoding M23 family metallopeptidase: protein MEEEKELLPLHEEPKNIHPLFSLERFVFKVLASAAFLLIVAILYKHPSPVLEEGRMWFSKTMEKEFQFSKAAEWYESAFGEPLPFTADGWSNKEDSAAPQGYALPASGRILEDFQSNGKGIIVETGPQEQVKAIKDGTVIFAGKKEELGETVIVQHPDDSESWYGHLTSTAVQPYQQVKAGSVLAYAKQGEDGGSGGFYLAIKKGGQFVDPNQVIPFE, encoded by the coding sequence GTGGAAGAGGAAAAAGAGCTTTTGCCGCTGCATGAGGAGCCAAAAAACATTCATCCGCTGTTCAGCCTGGAGCGCTTTGTGTTCAAAGTGCTGGCGTCTGCTGCTTTTTTACTGATCGTGGCGATTCTGTACAAGCATCCGTCACCTGTGCTTGAGGAGGGGCGGATGTGGTTTTCTAAGACGATGGAGAAGGAATTTCAGTTTTCCAAGGCAGCCGAATGGTATGAATCGGCGTTTGGAGAGCCGCTGCCCTTTACTGCGGATGGCTGGAGCAACAAAGAAGACTCCGCGGCTCCCCAAGGCTATGCACTGCCCGCATCGGGGCGTATTCTGGAAGATTTTCAGTCGAATGGAAAAGGCATTATCGTAGAAACCGGACCGCAGGAACAAGTGAAGGCCATCAAGGACGGAACGGTTATTTTTGCCGGGAAAAAGGAAGAGCTGGGAGAGACGGTGATCGTGCAGCATCCTGACGATAGTGAGTCATGGTATGGCCATCTTACTTCCACGGCTGTTCAGCCCTATCAGCAAGTTAAAGCCGGCAGTGTGCTGGCTTACGCGAAGCAGGGGGAAGATGGAGGCAGCGGAGGTTTTTATCTTGCGATTAAAAAAGGAGGGCAATTTGTTGACCCGAATCAGGTGATTCCTTTTGAATAA
- a CDS encoding Spo0B C-terminal domain-containing protein, with amino-acid sequence MENRNWTVIRAIRHARHDWMNQIQLIKGFMALGKVEEAERAIETAIVQARQEAHLCNLCLPNFAELILTFNWEGHSFELEYEILDQNCTIAVNDEKLTEWMASLLGAIEKHIAQFADNRLYLSINQEANGVRFFFEFSGIITDEGSLTMELVQLLKAPHVKRGKIHSHTGEDMRFEAVV; translated from the coding sequence ATGGAAAATAGAAACTGGACGGTAATTCGGGCGATACGGCACGCCCGGCATGATTGGATGAATCAAATTCAGCTAATTAAAGGCTTTATGGCACTTGGAAAAGTAGAAGAAGCAGAGCGGGCCATTGAGACGGCCATTGTGCAGGCGCGCCAAGAAGCTCATTTATGCAATTTATGCTTGCCGAATTTCGCGGAATTGATCCTAACCTTTAATTGGGAAGGCCATTCTTTTGAACTGGAGTATGAGATCTTAGACCAAAATTGTACAATAGCCGTAAATGATGAGAAGCTGACAGAATGGATGGCTTCGCTTCTGGGCGCCATTGAGAAGCATATTGCACAATTTGCCGACAACCGGCTCTATCTTTCGATCAATCAAGAAGCAAACGGGGTTCGTTTCTTTTTTGAATTCAGTGGAATAATAACCGATGAAGGATCGCTGACGATGGAACTGGTTCAGCTGTTAAAGGCGCCGCATGTAAAGCGCGGGAAAATCCATTCTCATACCGGTGAGGATATGCGATTTGAAGCGGTTGTGTAG
- a CDS encoding ribosomal-processing cysteine protease Prp: protein MIQVTIKKHGPSGKITSFTMEGHAEFAEYGKDLVCAAATAVSFGALNAILSLTEAKLQIEQGRNGGFLRCIVPENIPDGEQEKVQLLLEGMVVSLQTIERDYSKHININFH from the coding sequence ATGATTCAAGTAACTATAAAGAAGCATGGTCCTTCAGGAAAGATTACTTCTTTCACCATGGAAGGGCATGCGGAATTTGCTGAATACGGTAAAGATCTTGTCTGTGCGGCGGCAACCGCTGTGTCTTTCGGAGCATTGAATGCCATTCTTTCTTTAACGGAGGCAAAACTGCAAATCGAACAAGGAAGGAATGGAGGGTTTCTCCGCTGTATCGTTCCGGAAAACATTCCGGATGGCGAACAGGAGAAGGTTCAACTGCTGCTGGAAGGGATGGTTGTTTCCCTGCAGACGATCGAACGGGATTATAGCAAGCATATAAACATTAACTTTCACTAA